Below is a genomic region from Brassica oleracea var. oleracea cultivar TO1000 chromosome C9, BOL, whole genome shotgun sequence.
TTTAGTAGCAACGGCACAGAAAGTGCCTGAGGAAGGTTGGACTATGCAAGACGGTACACCTTGGCCTGGTAATAGTACAAGAGATCATCCCGGCATGATCCAGGTTAGTTTCAAAGTACTTTAAACCTTTCTATGTAATATTCTCTGTTTCTGAAACTTTACTTGTTTTCATTGTAAATAGGTTTTCCTTGGAAGTGATGGTGTTCGTGATGTCGAAAACAACGAGCTGCCTCGTTTGGTTTATGTCTCTCGTGAGAAGAGACCTGGATTTGATCACCACAAGAAGGCTGGAGCTATGAATTCTCTTGTAAGTTATATACTTTTTTTTTCCTTCTTTGTATGGTTCTTTGACTCTTTATTATGTATTTTGAAGATACGAGTCTCAGGGGTTCTATCAAACGCTCCTTATCTTCTCAACGTTGATTGTGATCACTACATCAACAACAGCAAAGCTCTCAGAGAAGCAATGTGTTTCATGATGGACCCTCAGTCAGGGAAAAAAATCTGTTATGTCCAGTTCCCTCAAAGATTCGATGGGATTGATAGACACGATCGTTACTCAAATCGCAACGTTGTCTTCTTCGATGTAAGTAGTTTCACATTGTGTATATCCATTGGAGTACATTTCAAACTAATAATGAATCTTTTTGGTTTTACAGATCAATATGAAGGGTTTGGATGGGTTACAAGGACCTATCTACGTTGGGACAGGTTGTGTGTTCAGGAGGCAAGCTTTATACGGGTTTGATGCACCGAAGAAGAAGAAGGCTCCACGTAAGACATGTAACTGCTGGCCAAAATGGTGTTTTCTTTGTTGTGGTTCGAGAAAGAACCGTAAAGCAAAGACAGCAGCTGCTGAAAAGAAGAAGAAGAACAGAGAAGCTTCTAAGCAGATCCATGCGTTAGAAAATATTGAAGAGGGTCGCGTCACTACTAAAGGTAATACACTAGTATTAACTCACTTTGGTGTAAGAACTTGTTGCTAAAGATTGTTTTTTCTTTCTTATAGGCTCTAATGTTGAACTATCAACCGAGGCGATGCAATTGAAGCTGGAGAAGAAGTTTGGACAGAGTCCTGTCTTTGTTGCGTCTGCTCGTATGGAGAACGGTGGGATGGCTAGAAACGCAAGTCCAGCTTGTCTGCTTAAAGAAGCTATCCAAGTCATTAGTTGTGGTTATGAAGATAAAACCGAATGGGGAAAAGAGGTACGCTACGCAAGTCCTGTCTTTTCTACACATTTTCTTGTTGAGGGTCTTCAATTCGGGTTTCGGTTCGGTTTTTTCGTTTATAAAAAAATTAGGTACCATATCTATTTTGGTTTATTCGGTTTTATATCAAACTATATATATATCCATATATTGTAATTTTTTAAAAAATAACATCCATTCGGTTTATTCGATAATACCAAATCCAAACCACTTACTCTATTTATATTCGGTTTTAATTGGTTCACTCCTATTTTCTCGTGCGTGTGCAATAGATTCTTGATTTTGATGATGACTCTTTTGTTCACAAAAACACAGATTGGGTGGATCTACGGTTCTGTTACGGAAGATATTCTCACGGGTTTCAAGATGCATTCTCATGGATGGAGGTCTGTTTACTGCACACCTAAGTTACCAGCTTTCAAAGGATCAGCTCCCATCAATCTTTCGGACCGTCTTCATCAGGTTCTTAGATGGGCACTTGGGTCTGTTGAGATTTTCTTGAGTAGGCATTGTCCTATTTGGTATGGTTATGGAGGTGGTTTGAAATGGCTTGAGAGGTTGTCTTACATTAACTCTGTGGTTTACCCATGGACCTCTCTCCCTCTCATTGTTTACTGTTCTCTCCCAGCCATCTGTCTTCTCACAGGCAAATTCATCGTTCCAGAGGTAATACAATCTTGAGCTCTCAAAGTATGTTCTCAAAAGTCAAAATAGTTATTGTCCTAATGAATGAGTATGAATCTTTATATACTTTCTCCGTCTTTTAATTAGACGACAGTTTAGAGTAATGCACATAGATTAAGAAAACATTTACTTTCTTACATTTTCTTAATAAAAATATCATAAATTATTCAACTAAATAGACTGTAGAATATAAATGGTTAATTAATTTTGTGTTGAAAATTGAAAACGTGGAATAACGGTTCTTGATTCTTGTTTTTACAGATAAGCAACTATGCGAGTATCCTCTTCATGGCACTCTTCTCGTCCATTGCAGTAACTGGTGTTCTCGAGATGCAATGGGGCAAAGTTGGTATCGATGACTGGTGGAGAAATGAACAGTTTTGGGTCATTGGAGGTGTATCTGCTCATCTCTTTGCTCTCTTCCAAGGTCTTCTCAAGGTTCTTGCTGGAGTGGACACTAACTTCACGGTCACGTCAAAAGCAGCTGATGACGGAGAGTTCTCAGACCTTTACCTCTTCAAATGGACTTCACTTCTCATCCCTCCCACGACTCTTCTCATCATAAACGTCATTGGAATCGTAGTTGGAATCTCTGATGCTATAAGCAATGGATATGACTCATGGGGACCGCTTTTTGGAAGGTTGTTCTTTGCGCTTTCGGTGGTGATTCATCTTTACCCTTTCCTTAAAGGTTTGCTTGGGAAACAAGATAGAATGCCGACCATCATTGTCGTCTGGTCCATTCTCTTAGCTTCTATTCTTACACTTCTTTGGGTAAGGGTTAATCCGTTTGTGGCTAAGGGTGGTCCTATTCTCGAGATCTGCGGTTTAGACTGCTTGTGAGTTGGTGAAAAAGAGCTTGAGTGAGTCCCACGGATCAAGAGAGGTAAGAGAGAGAGAGAGAGAGAGATTATCTACCCTCCTAATAGACTACTTCATTGTGTTCATTAAATGATGAAACAAGAAAAAAGATTTAATTTTGTTTACGTGAATGTTATTTTTGCAAGAATGTGTTGTAGATATAGAAGAAGTTTGTTGTCTATTTGTTTTGTTCTTTGGTGTTGAGAGAAAAGATTTGGCAAATTATTCTTTTAATTGATCTCTTTTGAATATATACATAAGAGGTGTTTCAGTCTGTCTGTAATCTTATACGAAAAGAACTTTGATTTATTTTCAATTTTAAAACAATGTGATTTCTCTGTTATATTTATAAGAAATAATTGCACTAAGGCTGTTCATGAGTTAGATTTATACTTGTTTTAAAGTTTTTAACGTAGATTTTTAAAATAGTTAAACATTCAGTTTTACTTTTATTTAGTTACCAAAATTCTATAGCATTTATTATTTTAAAATTTAGATAAGATAAAAAGATAAATTAATGTTAAATTGCATTTAAATTCTAAGACTATTTATTTTACAAAGAAAAAATTATTCCTCGACAATTAATTTAAAAGGGATGGAGTTGTATTTAGTGTACACATAATTAATTTTTATTTAAAAACAAATGTACAGTAGGAATTAAAACAAAACGATATACATGACAATCAATTTTTATGTTGTAAAAAGAAAAGAAAATATTAAAAGAAAAATCAAAATCAATGTATACCAAAAAGCTGGATTGAACATTTTTAACGGTTAATGTTCAAGGAACCTAAACCATAAAGTCTATAATCAACTGATAATCCGGTTTATTTGGTTCTTGACTTTTAAAGAAAGAGAATAGTTTTTCCCAAAGAAAAAAAGAAAGAGAATAGTTTTCTTATCCGGTTTGATGGTCCTTTTGTTTGCCTAACCACATATATTGATCCAGGGTCTAACTGGCTTGGACATTCAATTTGGGCTGGATAAACTAGTAATTACGAAGTTAACCGAATGGCCCAAAAGATATTGTATAGCCAGCACGGTGCAATCATTTTTGCAAACTACAGCATGAAAACGTGATTCGCTTAGCAACGAATTAGAAGTCGCAAGGACAAGGCACCATGTAGTAAGCTGGTTTGGTTTCCTCAACGTGTTCTTCGATATGCTTTTATCACATGGTTAGCATTTCGAGACTTCCTACTGGTTAGCATACCAATAAGTGGAGCAGTCCGCAAGGCTGTTTCTATTGTGGTTAGCCAAATGAGACTAGAGATTGTCTCTTCTTCGCCTGCCCTTATACCTTTACGTTGTGGCTCAAAGTAGCAGGGAATCTGTTTGGTGTTGTGGCTGACCCGGACTGGGACATCACTATCATGCGCCTTTAGACATGTACATATGATCGAATTACATTTATCCGGCTGAGATTGGTCTTTCAAGTCACCATCTATTTCATCTGGAGAAAGAGGAACGATAGGAAGCATAACAACATTGCAGAAACAAGTAGAACAGATTGCTCGTATGCTATGTCCACCAGATACTATCTGATGCCAAAGTTGAAGGAGCTGTTTTGTCGATGGTTTGGAGCACATGTTGCTTAAAGCTATTTAAACATTATTCTTTCATATCTATGTTAATTTTATAAATATATTTTTTTACGATGATCAATCAATTTAACATTGTATCAAAACACTTTGTCACATGTAAAAAAAGACTCGTGTGTGTATGCACATTTGAAATATAAATGTGGAATCCATAAGGGTTTGTGAGTAGTGACACGGAAGCATAAAAGTTTTATAGAATGTTACTCAAATATTAATTATGAATGTGATATTTAGTTTGAATGTTGACTCTTTTTGGATTTTGTTTGAAGGAAATAAAATAGTGGTTGACTTGTCGGTGTTGAGACAATGAGTCTTGTCCTACTTTTTGTTGTTGTTGTTAGCAAAGTCAGCTTTTCTGCCACGTGTTAGACACGATTTCAGTTCTCTGTTTAATCGTCGAAGCGTTTATTTGTCGATTCACAAAATATTTGTAGGTATGATATATCTTTAATGCGTTGAATCTGTTCGTACCCATGAGGTTTTGACATTCTGGTTGTCATGTAGTAGATTGAGTTTCAGTTGCTGTAAAGATTTGTATAGAATATAGAGACCACCTTTCTCAAAACCACTTGACGAGACGTAAGTAATAATTTTCAAAAATAATTGAAAATTGGGGTTCTTTGAGAAATGTAGTCGTCTAAATTAACATATGTTTGACATAACCAATACATATTTTGACCGTTATAAAAACTGAAGGATCACAATGCCGTGAATGTACATTTTCTTACTAATCTATAGTTATAACGGACACAACGAAAAGTTCGATTCAACAGAACCTCATAACTTTAGAAAAATTAAAATTAAAATATGACTGAATAGAAGGTTCAGTTGAATACTTGCCGTATCTTCGTTCGCCAGCTTAGCGTTTACCAGGGGACGAATATTTTGTAGAATTTAATATGATGACTTTGGCTAATAAAGTTCAAAAGATTAGAAAGTACTGAACGTCAGGTGGCCTAGCGGTAGTACTGAACGTTTCTCACACACGACTATCCGAGATCGCCAGTTCGATACTTAGGGACAGCGGGGTGGAACTGGGTTAGCTAAAAATTTCCTACGGGGATTTCTGGCGAGGTGGCCCTTCGGAGTGAGTCCAGTCAATATAAAAAGTTCAACCTATAAAGTTTTTAACTAGGACGAGTTAGTCTGGTGGTAAACGGCTTGCGGCTGCAAGTACAGCCCCGGGTTCGACTCGCACTGGCCACCAGGGAATTTACATGCGGACTTGCTCTGGCGCCCGAGACCGAAGACCGTTGCCTGGCCATGACCCACCCTCGGGTGTGCGTCCGCGCCGCTAAAGGGTTCGGTCTCTAGTCTGGACCACCACGGTGGGGCCAGGACACTCGGTTATCAAAAAAAATATATATATATATATATGTACTGACCATTCTTGATAAATGTTGACGCTGAATTTGTAATGGAGAACAGAGCCATTCGTGATTTGATGTTTCATGTCTCCTTATGCGTTTAGTTGATTAATTTAAGAGAAATGTCTTTTGTCATAAAAATACCACACAAAAAAAATCAAAATAGTTTTCATTAAAATTTTTAAACATATATATATATATATATATATGATTAGCTAGTTAAGAATTAGGGTTTAGGTTTTTGTAAGTAGAGGTTTAAGACGATAAAGAACTTAAGATTTAAGATATAAAATTTTAAATATGTTATCAAAAAAAAAAAAAAAAGATTAGAAAGTACTGATATACCTAATATGGAACTATTGTTTATTTGTTAATGCGTAGATCTTAAATTATCAAATATTTTTCTAAGTGTTACCATCATTGTACATGTAATAGTAAAAAATATTTTAACAATAACACAAAATGTTTGAGACTAACAGAAATATCATATATGTGTCTGTATAGTATTGAGTTATATAACCCCATTGTATCCAGTGCTTCTATG
It encodes:
- the LOC106317961 gene encoding cellulose synthase A catalytic subunit 6 [UDP-forming]-like codes for the protein MNTGGRLIAGSHNRNEFVLINADESARIRSVQELRGQTCEICRDEVELTVDGEPFVACNECAFPVCRPCYEYERREGNQACPQCKTRYKRLKGSPRVENDEEEDDIDDIDNEFDYMNNGGIGFDQVSEGMSVSRRHSGFPQSDLDSAPPGSQIPLLTYGDEDIEISSDRHALIVPPSLSGHSHKGHPASLSDPTIAAHPRPMVPQKDLAVYGYGSVAWKDRMEEWKRKQNEKLEVVKHEGDPDFEDGDDIPMMDEGRQPLSRKIPIKSSKINPYRMLIVLRLVILGLFFHYRILHPVKDAYALWLISVICEIWFAVSWVLDQFPKWYPIERETYLDRLSLRYEKEGKPSELSAVDVFVSTVDPLKEPPLITANTVLSILAVDYPVDRVACYVSDDGAAMLTFEALSETAEFARKWVPFCKKYCIEPRAPEWYFCHKMDYLKNKVHPAFVRERRAMKRDYEEFKVKINALVATAQKVPEEGWTMQDGTPWPGNSTRDHPGMIQVFLGSDGVRDVENNELPRLVYVSREKRPGFDHHKKAGAMNSLIRVSGVLSNAPYLLNVDCDHYINNSKALREAMCFMMDPQSGKKICYVQFPQRFDGIDRHDRYSNRNVVFFDINMKGLDGLQGPIYVGTGCVFRRQALYGFDAPKKKKAPRKTCNCWPKWCFLCCGSRKNRKAKTAAAEKKKKNREASKQIHALENIEEGRVTTKGSNVELSTEAMQLKLEKKFGQSPVFVASARMENGGMARNASPACLLKEAIQVISCGYEDKTEWGKEIGWIYGSVTEDILTGFKMHSHGWRSVYCTPKLPAFKGSAPINLSDRLHQVLRWALGSVEIFLSRHCPIWYGYGGGLKWLERLSYINSVVYPWTSLPLIVYCSLPAICLLTGKFIVPEISNYASILFMALFSSIAVTGVLEMQWGKVGIDDWWRNEQFWVIGGVSAHLFALFQGLLKVLAGVDTNFTVTSKAADDGEFSDLYLFKWTSLLIPPTTLLIINVIGIVVGISDAISNGYDSWGPLFGRLFFALSVVIHLYPFLKGLLGKQDRMPTIIVVWSILLASILTLLWVRVNPFVAKGGPILEICGLDCL